AAAGCAGTGCTGGAAGAGCTTTTGTGGAGCGACCCCGCCGAAAACCTCCACGGCACCCAGCCCTCGCCGCGCGGTGCAGGAAACCTCTTTGGATCAGACGTAACCCGCCAAGTCCTCATGCAGCTCAACGTGAAAATCCTAATACGCGGACACGAATCCCCCAACGAAGGCTACAAAATCAGCCACAACAACCAAGTCCTCACGCTGTTCTCGCGCAAAGGTCCCCCGTACTTTAACAGCAAAGCCGCATACTTGGATGTACCCTTAACCGAGAGGTTTGCAAGTGCCCGTGAGCTTTTGCCTTTTATTCACCAGTTTTAGCGGTCTTTGCCGCGTAAGCTTTAAGAGCATAGTGTCGCTGCATTTTTGCAGATGTATTTCAAGGAAGAGTTTGTGTGACGGTTGGTATAGTTACTCGAAACTTGGAGGGCTGGAGCAGCACTCAACTCCGCGAAGCCCTAACTAGGCGTGGGGTTCCTTATGCGTGTTTTACTTTTCCTATGATAACGGCGCAGATTGGCGGCAAGCCTTTCTTTTCGGTTTCAGATGATGCTGACTTGCAGGATATGGATTTGCTCCATGACTTAGATGCCCTGCTTATTCGCCCCATCGGACGCGGCAGCCTTGAGGAACTCGTGTTTCGCATGGACATGCTCTACAAGATGGAACGCGAAGGCTTCTACATACTAAACCCCGCCGAATCCATCGAACACTGCGCCGACAAATACGACATCATAGCGGTCCTTGCCGACAGCAGCGTACCCGTCCCTCGCACGTTCGCAACTGAAAACCCCTTAAAAGCCGCCGAAGCCTTCAAGCAGCTAGGCAACGACGTAATCCTAAAACCCATCTTTGGCAGCCGCGGAGTAGGCATAACCCGCATCAACGACCCCGAAGTCGCCCTCACCATCTTCAAAGCCATCAGCTTCCACCACGGCGTCATCTACCTGCAAGAATTCGTCCCCCACGGCAACTCCGACATCCGAGCCTTTGTCATAGGAGACCAAGTAGTAGCCTCCATGAAACGCGAAGCCGCCGACTGGAAAACCAACTACAGCCAAGGCGCAAGACCCGAACCCACCACCCTAAGCCCCGACCTTGAAGAACTCGCCGTCAAAGCCTCCAAAGCCGTAGGATGCAAAATCTCAGGCGTCGACATCATGGTAGGACCCAACGGACCAAAAATCTGCGACGTCAACAGCCAACCCGGATGGAAAGGACTCCAACTCGTCACCCAAGTCAACATCGCAGACGAAATCATCAACTACCTACTCTGTGAACTCAAAAAATAACGTGCCTATGCCGTTTGCTTTTGTTTTAGCAGCAGCATGGTGTAGGGGTCATCTGCGGTTTTTGGGAACGGGGCAAGCTGGTTATTTTTTGTTAGCGTGCGTGTTGTTGGGTTTTGGGTGAATTTGCCTATGAACTGCGCTTGTAGCCCGTTTTGGGTTAGGATGTTTTGGGTCTTTTCTTTGGCTTTGGGGTTAACTGCTGCTATGATGGTTCCCGTGGAGGACATCGAGAGCAGTTGCGTATCTGAAAGCCCAAAATACCCCTGCAGCGTTTGAGCCTGCGGGCACAACGGAATTTTCTCCCAACAAACCTCAAAACCCACATTGGAGGCATCTGCTAACTCGTTAAGCGCCGTAACCAAGCCGCCTTCCGTTGCGTCATGCATCGCCCGAACAACCCCGCCCTGAGCAAGCGCCAACGCCTCCCCAACACAGCTCTGCCACCTAACCAGCCCCTTTAACGCCTCTACCTGCGGTGCATCCCAAACCTTCTTTGCCAACTCTCTACATGTCAAAGCGAAATTTACTGCGGTTTCCAGTCCAATTGGCTTAGTGCACAAAATATAATCGCCGGGTTCTGCGTTGTTTGGCGTAACCAACCCCTCAGGCGCGACCGTTCCGTATACTGTGCAGACTCCAATGACTTCTGAGAGGCTATCGTACATGCCTGTGTGACCCCGAACAATGGCTATGTCTAATTCGTCTGCGGCGCGGCAGGTCTGCTGCATTATCTGCTCAAAAATTGTGGGGTCGGTTGGGCGTGGACCCATCAGGGTTATGGTGCAGAATTCTGGTTTTGCTCCAAACAGCGACACGTCTGAGGCTGCATAGTTTACCAGTAGGTACCCGAAGTGTTCTGGGGGTACGCCTGTGCAGGGGTCGGTTGCAACTGCGACGTACTTGTCTGCT
This DNA window, taken from Candidatus Bathyarchaeota archaeon, encodes the following:
- a CDS encoding AIR synthase-related protein, with the translated sequence MGKLSTTQLQKLLGCIKKDPRVVVAPQVGYDAGVHCLADKYVAVATDPCTGVPPEHFGYLLVNYAASDVSLFGAKPEFCTITLMGPRPTDPTIFEQIMQQTCRAADELDIAIVRGHTGMYDSLSEVIGVCTVYGTVAPEGLVTPNNAEPGDYILCTKPIGLETAVNFALTCRELAKKVWDAPQVEALKGLVRWQSCVGEALALAQGGVVRAMHDATEGGLVTALNELADASNVGFEVCWEKIPLCPQAQTLQGYFGLSDTQLLSMSSTGTIIAAVNPKAKEKTQNILTQNGLQAQFIGKFTQNPTTRTLTKNNQLAPFPKTADDPYTMLLLKQKQTA
- a CDS encoding RimK family alpha-L-glutamate ligase, which codes for MTVGIVTRNLEGWSSTQLREALTRRGVPYACFTFPMITAQIGGKPFFSVSDDADLQDMDLLHDLDALLIRPIGRGSLEELVFRMDMLYKMEREGFYILNPAESIEHCADKYDIIAVLADSSVPVPRTFATENPLKAAEAFKQLGNDVILKPIFGSRGVGITRINDPEVALTIFKAISFHHGVIYLQEFVPHGNSDIRAFVIGDQVVASMKREAADWKTNYSQGARPEPTTLSPDLEELAVKASKAVGCKISGVDIMVGPNGPKICDVNSQPGWKGLQLVTQVNIADEIINYLLCELKK